Within Saccharomonospora cyanea NA-134, the genomic segment CGCCTGCGACCACCCGGGCCTGTGGCGGCAACAGCCCGAGCACGGCGAGCGAGCTGAGGCTCTTGCCACTGCCGGACTCGCCCACGATCGCGAGTGACTCGCCTGCCTCGACGGTGAACGACACACCTCGGACCGCGCGAACGTCACCGAACGCGACAGCGAGGTCGGACACCTCCAGTAGCCTGCTCATCGGATCACCGCCGTTGCCGTCGTTGTCGTCGTCTTCCGGTTCTTCGTGATCTTCGGGTCGGTACGGTCCCGGAACGCGTCACCGAGCACACCGACGCAGATCACCACCAGGGTGAGCGCAACCCCGGGCACCGTGGCGATCCACCAGGCCGAGTCGAGGTAGTCACGTCCGTTGGCGATCGTCGACCCCCACGACGCCTGGTCGATGGGAACGCCGAGCCCGAGGAACGACAGCGCGGCCTCGGCCACCATGGTGAGCCCCACCTGCATAGTGGCGGCCACGACCAGGGGCTGGACACAGGACGGGAACACGTAGCGAGCCATGATCCGCACGTCGCTCGCGCCCAGGACACGCGCGGAGTCGACGAACTCGCGGTTGCGTGCCGCCAGTGCCGAGCCGCGTACGACTCTGGCGAAGATCACCCACCGGGTCACCGCGAGCGCGATGATCACGTTGAGGAGGCTTGGTCCGAGCACACCCGCCAGCAGGATCGCGAGGAGGATGCTGGGGAAGGCCAGTTGCATGTCGCCGACGCGGGAGATGAGCGCGTCGAGCCAGCCGCCGTAGTAGCCGGCGAGCAGTCCGAGTACCAGGCCGACGAGTCCGCCGACGACCACCACGGTGACCGCCACCAGCAGCGAGACACGGGACCCCGCGATGAACTGGGCGAAGACGTCCCGGCCGTCCTGGTCGGTTCCGAGCAGCGCGAGGCCGCCGTCGGACAAGGTGCTTCCAGGGGGCAGGAGGCGGTCGGTGACGTGGGTCGCGACGCCGTCGTAGGGCACGACCAACGGGCCGAACACCGCGACGAGCGCGAACAACGCCAGCACTCCGCCCGCGATCTTGGCAGCCGTGGACCTCATACGGTCTCCAGTGTGATTCTCGGGTCGAGGTGGAAGTAAAGGACGTCGACCAGCAGGTTGAGTCCGATGTAGAACACCGCGATCAGGATGATCGCCGCCTCCGCGACCGCGTAGTCGCGGTGGATGATCGAGTCGATCATCAGCGTGCCGATGCCCTGCCAGGCGAACACCTGCTCGATGATGACGGCGTCGGCGATGAAGTTGCCCATGACCAGGCCGAGCACGGTCACCACGGGGGTCAGGGTGTTGCGCAGCACGTGGACGTTGAACACCACGCGTTCGGGCAGTCCCTTCGAGCGGGCGGTGCGGACGTACTCCTTGCCCAGCTCCTCCAGCGTGCCGTTGCGGACGAGGCGGGCGAGCCAGCCGACGAACGGCAGCGCGAGTGTGAACGCGGGCAGGATCGCGCCCAGCGGAGTGCCGTCGGCGGTGCCGGGAAGGATGTCCAGCATCCGGGCGAAGACGAGCACCAGCATGATGCCGACCCAGAAGGACGGCAGGGCCTGGCCCGCAAGCGACAGGTACGACACCAACCGGTCGGCGAGCCTGCCGGTGTGGCGAGCGGCGTAGACACCCAGCGGAAAGCCGATCAGCACGGTCAACAGCAGCGACCATCCCGCGAGGGTCAGTGTCGCGGGAAGCCGTTCCAGCACGTTCGCCAGCGCGTCCCCGCCGAGGCGCCAAGACTCTCCGAAGTCGAGCGTGACGACCTCGCCGAGGTGGCGGAGGTACTGGTCCCACAACGGGTCGTCGAGACCGAGTCGCTCGCGTGCCGCTTCGAGCTCCGCTTCGGTGGCCTGTGCGCCCAGCATGAGCGAGGCGGGGTCACCGGAGACCACGCGCAACACCACGAAGACGATGGTGATCGCGCCGAAGATGAGGAACACCGACTGTCCCAGCCGGCGTGCGATGTAAATGATCACGTCATTGTGCCCTTACTGGCTCGGCTGGATGCCCGCACGACCAGATCACACCGTTCGCGTCGTTTCTCGGCGGCGGCATTGTCGCCGCCGCCGTGGCTGCCACCACGGATGCGGTTCAGCAGCAGGTCGACGGCAGCGGTGCCGATCTGCGCGGCGGGCAGCCGCACGGTGGTCAGCCCCGGACTGAGGTAGGCGGAGAACGGGTGGTCGCCGAACCCGCCGACCAGCACGTCGTCACCCACTCGCAATCCGGCCTCGGTCAGCGCGCGGTACACGCCGAGCGCGAAGTAGTCGTTACCGACCATGACGGCGTCGGGGAGGTCGCCCTGGTCGACGATGTCCTGCGCCAACCGGTAGGCGTCGGCGGGTTCCCACGGCAGCGCGAGCGACTCGCGGCGCCGGGTGGGAACCGAGATCACGGGGTCTCCGGCCGAGGAGATTCCAGCCTCGGCCAACGCCTTGCGGAAGCCCGCGGTTCGTTCAGCGACGGGGGAGATCGGAAGGTCCTCCTCCAGCAGGCGGAGCGAGCGAGCACCGCCGTCGATGAGGTGCCGGGTGGCTTCGTAGGCGCCGTGTTCGTAGTCGACGCCCACGAAGTCGAGGTCGAGCGTCGGGAGGTCACGGTTGAGGCAGACCAGCGGGATCCCCGACTCGTCGAGCCGTTCCCAGTGCTCCCCTTCGCCCTGGACGGGGACGACGAGCGCACCGTCCACACCCCACCGCAGGAGGGTTTCCGCGGCACGGCGGTCGACTTCCGGACTCTCCTCGGTGACCAGCAACATCAGCGAGTAGCCGTGGGTGCGGCCCCGTTGTTCGATGGTGCTGATCAGTTGCGAGTAGAACGGGTTCGACGGGTTGGTGATCACCAGGCCGAGGGTCATGGCGGAGCCGAGCACCAGGGACCGGGCCATCGAGTTGGGGACGTACCCCAGTCGCGCGGCCTCAGCCTTGATCCTCGCCCGGGTGTCCTCACCGACACTGTCCTTGTCGGCCAACGCCCGGGACACGGTGTTGACCGACACTCCGAGCGACCTGGCGATGTCCTTCAACGTCACCCGCCGTGACTCACCCATGTGCTCCCCCTCAGTTCGCGAGCGTCACGCCGCGCAGGTCCGGCTGGTTGCTCGGAACGGGCTCGAAGCCCTTCACCGAACCGCGCAGGGCGTAGGTGCTGACCAATGCTGCAGGGAAGATACCGACGGCGTCGTCCCAGATGATCCTGCACGCCTCGGCGTACAACTCGCGGCGCTTGCCCTGGTCAGACTCCTTGTGTGCCTGGCGCAGAACCACGTCGAGCTCCCGGTTCGCATACCCCATCCGGTCGGCGGCCGAGTCGTACAGCCTGCCCAACGTGAAGTCGGCGTCGCCCGTGGTGACGGTGTTGATCTGCAGGTCCATGTCGAAGTCCTTGTCGTTGAGCCGTTGCAGCCACTCGGCCTTCTCCACGTTCTGCGCTTCCACGACGACGCCGATCTTCGCCCAGTCCGAGATCATCGCCTGGGCGAGGCCGTCGGCGAGCGGTCCGGTGCCGGAGAACCACATCAGCGAGGTGCGAAATCCGTCACCGAGGCCGGCCTCCGCCAGTTCCCTCCTGGCCGCTTCCGGGTCGTACGGGTAGGGCTTCTGCGCCGCGTGCCCGAACACCGTGGACGGGATGGGCGCCGTCATCAGCTCCGCCCCCGCCCCGAACAGGCTCTCGACGATGGTCGCGACGTCCACGGCCTTCCACAACGCCCTCCGGACGCGCGGATCGGTGAACGGTTCGCGGCCGCAGTTGAACCAGTTGAAGTAGTACGCGTAGCTGGGCACCGTCTCCAACGTGATGTCGTCGCGGCCGTCGAGTTGCCGGATCTGGTCGGGCGGCACCGGCCAGAGCACGTCCAGCTCACCGGTCCGCAACGCGGTGATCTGGCTGGACGTCTCCGGGATGTACGGCAGGGCCGCCCTGGTCAGTTCCGGCCTGCCGTTCCAGTGGTCCGCCGCCGACAGCTCCAGCACGTCGGAGGGGGTGAACGAATCGACCTTGAACGGGCCGCTGCCGATGGGCTTCCGGAAGAAGCCCTCGTCGTTCATCTTGTCCGCGGGCAGGATGAACATCAGCGTCAGGTTCACCGGCAGCGTGCCCAACGGTTCGTCGGTGACCACACGCACGGTGTGGTCGTCCGCGGCCTCCACCTCGGTGACCGACGTCCACAGCGCGGACTGCGCCGTGCCGGCGTCCCGTACACGCTCCAGCGAGGCCTTGACGTCCCGCGCGGTCAGCGGGGTCCCGTCGTGGAAGGTCACGTCGTCACGCAAGGTGAGAACCCACGTCGTGGGGTCGGTCTGCTCCCAGGACGTGGCGACGCTCGGCGCCAGCTCCTCGCCGTCGCGCCGGATGAGCGTGTCGTAGACGAGCCTGCTCGCGAGCAGAGTGCTCTCGTCGACGCTACTGGGCCCGTGCGGGTCGAGGTCGTTGATCGGCTGGCTGAACGCCGCCCGCAACAGTCCCTCGGCTCCGGCTCGGGTGCCGCCTCCGAAGCTGCAGGCGGCGAGGTAGGCGCCGGCGAGGCTCAAGCTGCTGATCCTGAGAAAGCTACGCCGGTTGTAGGTGGTCGCCATGAGACTCTCCAGGGCTCACTCTTTGAGCGTGAGGTAGATCTGGACCTTGACCGATTCCCCTTCTCCTTCGACGCATCCCTTGATGCGCAGCCACTGCCCGAATTCGCGCACCGGCCACGAGATCAACGTCTTCCCTTCGGTGAACTGGGTCGGCACGTCGGCGTCGCACCAGTGCAGGCCGTCGGGCGAGATCTGCGTGGTGATCCTGATCCGGGTCTTCGGCTGGGAACTCTCCAGCACCTGCACGAACCAGCGGGCCTCGCCGGCCCAGGCCGCTTCGTACGGCTCGGTGACGAAGTCCCCCTCCAGGACCCGGTAACGTTCGAGGACGGCTGTTTGCGTCTGTCGCATGAGGACCTACCAATCCACCGAGATGAGCACGGAGTCCAGGAACAGGAAGTTCCGGACGTTCGTGTGCGTACGGGTGCTGACGTAGAAGTTGAGCAGGTTGTCGAGCGAGTCGTAGCGCTCCTCGTACGCGGGCACGGGAATGTCGCGCATGTCGTAGACCCGGTCGTTCACCTGGAGCTCGACGTTGCGCTGGGCCTCCGTGTCGATCTGCCAGCGCAGGTAGTGCCAGTTGACCTTCGTGGGCACCTCGTTGTAACAGA encodes:
- a CDS encoding ABC transporter permease, which produces MIIYIARRLGQSVFLIFGAITIVFVVLRVVSGDPASLMLGAQATEAELEAARERLGLDDPLWDQYLRHLGEVVTLDFGESWRLGGDALANVLERLPATLTLAGWSLLLTVLIGFPLGVYAARHTGRLADRLVSYLSLAGQALPSFWVGIMLVLVFARMLDILPGTADGTPLGAILPAFTLALPFVGWLARLVRNGTLEELGKEYVRTARSKGLPERVVFNVHVLRNTLTPVVTVLGLVMGNFIADAVIIEQVFAWQGIGTLMIDSIIHRDYAVAEAAIILIAVFYIGLNLLVDVLYFHLDPRITLETV
- a CDS encoding ABC transporter permease, encoding MRSTAAKIAGGVLALFALVAVFGPLVVPYDGVATHVTDRLLPPGSTLSDGGLALLGTDQDGRDVFAQFIAGSRVSLLVAVTVVVVGGLVGLVLGLLAGYYGGWLDALISRVGDMQLAFPSILLAILLAGVLGPSLLNVIIALAVTRWVIFARVVRGSALAARNREFVDSARVLGASDVRIMARYVFPSCVQPLVVAATMQVGLTMVAEAALSFLGLGVPIDQASWGSTIANGRDYLDSAWWIATVPGVALTLVVICVGVLGDAFRDRTDPKITKNRKTTTTTATAVIR
- a CDS encoding ABC transporter substrate-binding protein gives rise to the protein MSLAGAYLAACSFGGGTRAGAEGLLRAAFSQPINDLDPHGPSSVDESTLLASRLVYDTLIRRDGEELAPSVATSWEQTDPTTWVLTLRDDVTFHDGTPLTARDVKASLERVRDAGTAQSALWTSVTEVEAADDHTVRVVTDEPLGTLPVNLTLMFILPADKMNDEGFFRKPIGSGPFKVDSFTPSDVLELSAADHWNGRPELTRAALPYIPETSSQITALRTGELDVLWPVPPDQIRQLDGRDDITLETVPSYAYYFNWFNCGREPFTDPRVRRALWKAVDVATIVESLFGAGAELMTAPIPSTVFGHAAQKPYPYDPEAARRELAEAGLGDGFRTSLMWFSGTGPLADGLAQAMISDWAKIGVVVEAQNVEKAEWLQRLNDKDFDMDLQINTVTTGDADFTLGRLYDSAADRMGYANRELDVVLRQAHKESDQGKRRELYAEACRIIWDDAVGIFPAALVSTYALRGSVKGFEPVPSNQPDLRGVTLAN
- a CDS encoding LacI family DNA-binding transcriptional regulator codes for the protein MGESRRVTLKDIARSLGVSVNTVSRALADKDSVGEDTRARIKAEAARLGYVPNSMARSLVLGSAMTLGLVITNPSNPFYSQLISTIEQRGRTHGYSLMLLVTEESPEVDRRAAETLLRWGVDGALVVPVQGEGEHWERLDESGIPLVCLNRDLPTLDLDFVGVDYEHGAYEATRHLIDGGARSLRLLEEDLPISPVAERTAGFRKALAEAGISSAGDPVISVPTRRRESLALPWEPADAYRLAQDIVDQGDLPDAVMVGNDYFALGVYRALTEAGLRVGDDVLVGGFGDHPFSAYLSPGLTTVRLPAAQIGTAAVDLLLNRIRGGSHGGGDNAAAEKRRERCDLVVRASSRASKGTMT